In Janthinobacterium sp. J1-1, a single genomic region encodes these proteins:
- the xylG gene encoding D-xylose ABC transporter ATP-binding protein, which produces MSEYLLEMKGIVKQFGGVRALDGIDLQVRAGECIGLCGENGAGKSTLMKVLSGVYPHGTWDGEILWDGQPLRAESIRDTEAAGIIIIHQELMLVPQLSVAENIFMGRELTLAGGRMNYGAMYKRADELLRELKIPELNVALPVMNYGGGHQQLVEIAKALNKNARLLILDEPSSSLTASEIAVLLDIIRALKAKGVTCIYISHKLDEVAAICDTIVVIRDGKHIATTPMAQMNVERIIAQMVGREMNQLYPHRSKKDAIGEVLFEARHVTCIDADNPQRKRVDDVSFSLRKGEILGIAGLVGAGRTELVSALFGAYQGPCEAEVWLDGRQIDTTSPQKAIAMGLAMVPEDRKHHGIVPDLDVGQNITLSVLGQFARATRIDGDAELTAVRGEIAQLELKTASPSLPITSLSGGNQQKAVLAKMLLTRPRVLILDEPTRGVDVGAKYEIYKLMLALADEGVAIIMVSSELAEVLGVSDRVLVMGEGRLRGDFINDGLSQETVLAAALDQRPAPGTHTANKEPAA; this is translated from the coding sequence ATGTCTGAATATCTGCTTGAAATGAAAGGCATCGTCAAACAGTTTGGCGGTGTCCGCGCGCTCGATGGCATCGACCTGCAGGTGCGGGCCGGCGAGTGCATAGGCCTGTGCGGCGAGAATGGCGCCGGCAAGTCGACCCTGATGAAGGTCTTGTCGGGCGTGTACCCGCACGGTACCTGGGATGGCGAGATCCTGTGGGATGGCCAGCCCCTGCGTGCCGAATCGATCCGCGATACCGAGGCGGCCGGCATCATCATCATCCACCAGGAACTGATGCTGGTGCCGCAGCTGTCGGTGGCGGAAAACATCTTCATGGGCCGCGAGCTGACGCTGGCGGGCGGGCGCATGAACTATGGCGCCATGTACAAGCGCGCCGACGAACTGCTGCGCGAACTGAAGATCCCCGAACTGAACGTGGCGCTGCCGGTGATGAATTACGGCGGCGGCCACCAGCAGCTCGTCGAAATCGCCAAGGCGCTCAACAAGAATGCGCGCCTCCTGATCCTCGACGAGCCGTCGTCGTCGCTGACGGCGTCCGAAATCGCGGTGCTGCTCGACATCATCCGCGCACTGAAGGCCAAGGGCGTCACCTGCATCTATATCTCGCACAAGCTCGATGAAGTGGCGGCCATCTGCGACACCATCGTCGTGATCCGCGACGGCAAGCATATCGCCACCACGCCGATGGCGCAGATGAACGTCGAACGCATCATCGCGCAGATGGTGGGCCGCGAAATGAACCAGTTGTACCCGCACCGCAGCAAGAAAGACGCGATCGGCGAGGTGCTGTTCGAGGCGCGCCACGTCACCTGCATCGACGCCGACAATCCGCAGAGAAAACGCGTCGACGATGTGTCGTTCAGCCTGCGCAAGGGAGAGATTCTCGGCATCGCCGGGCTGGTGGGGGCAGGGCGCACGGAACTCGTTTCCGCCCTGTTCGGCGCCTACCAGGGGCCGTGCGAGGCCGAAGTCTGGCTCGATGGCCGCCAGATCGACACGACATCGCCGCAAAAGGCGATCGCCATGGGCCTGGCGATGGTGCCGGAAGACCGCAAGCACCACGGCATCGTGCCCGACCTCGACGTCGGCCAGAACATCACCTTGTCGGTGCTGGGCCAGTTCGCGCGCGCCACGCGCATCGACGGCGACGCCGAACTGACGGCGGTGCGTGGCGAGATCGCCCAGCTGGAACTGAAGACGGCCAGCCCGTCTCTGCCGATCACCAGTCTGTCGGGCGGCAACCAGCAGAAGGCCGTGCTGGCCAAGATGCTGCTGACGCGCCCGAGGGTACTGATCCTGGACGAGCCGACGCGCGGTGTCGACGTGGGCGCCAAATATGAAATCTACAAGCTGATGCTGGCGCTGGCCGATGAAGGCGTGGCCATCATCATGGTCTCGTCCGAACTGGCCGAAGTGCTGGGCGTGTCGGACCGCGTGCTGGTGATGGGCGAAGGCCGCTTGCGCGGCGACTTTATCAACGATGGCCTGAGCCAGGAAACCGTGCTGGCGGCGGCGCTCGACCAGCGCCCGGCGCCAGGCACCCATACTGCAAACAAGGAACCTGCCGCATGA
- a CDS encoding sugar ABC transporter permease: MNTHSVKQLFTQYKMLALLIAVALIWAFFSWKTEGSFVTPRNLSNLLRQMSVTGILACGMVLVIIAGEIDLSIGSLLGLLGGIAAVLDVTQHWPLALNLMAVLGCGLVIGLLNGYLTAYRGIPSFIVGLGGMLAYRGILLGITGGITVAPVSEPMVYLGQGYLPATPGMILGVFLFVLAAFLTWRGRASRAQHGLPQTAVWVDTLRVAVIGAVLYAFVRTLNGYEGIPLPVLLLLALLGLFSYITSQTVFGRRIYAVGSNMEATRLSGINVKAVKLWIFGIMGLMCALAGLINTGRLAAGSPSAGTFSELDAIAACFIGGTSMRGGSGTVYGALIGALVMASLDNGMSMLDVDTYWQMIVKGSILTLAVWVDVSTRAGRR, from the coding sequence ATGAATACGCATAGCGTGAAACAGCTTTTCACCCAATACAAGATGCTGGCCCTGCTGATCGCGGTGGCCCTGATCTGGGCCTTTTTTTCGTGGAAGACCGAAGGCAGCTTCGTCACGCCGCGCAACCTGTCCAATCTGCTGCGCCAGATGTCGGTCACCGGCATCCTGGCCTGCGGCATGGTGCTGGTGATTATCGCCGGCGAGATCGACCTGTCGATCGGCTCATTATTGGGCCTGCTGGGCGGCATTGCCGCCGTGCTCGACGTGACGCAGCACTGGCCGCTGGCGCTGAATCTGATGGCGGTGCTGGGCTGCGGCCTGGTGATCGGCCTGTTGAACGGCTACCTGACGGCGTACCGTGGCATCCCGTCGTTTATCGTCGGCCTGGGCGGCATGCTGGCGTATCGCGGCATTTTGCTGGGCATCACCGGCGGCATCACCGTCGCGCCCGTCTCCGAGCCGATGGTCTACCTGGGCCAGGGCTATCTGCCGGCCACGCCCGGCATGATCCTGGGCGTGTTCCTGTTCGTGCTGGCGGCATTCCTGACCTGGCGCGGCCGCGCCAGCCGCGCCCAGCATGGCCTGCCGCAAACGGCGGTCTGGGTCGACACCCTGCGCGTGGCGGTGATCGGCGCCGTGCTGTACGCATTTGTGCGCACCCTGAACGGCTATGAAGGCATCCCGCTGCCGGTGCTGTTGCTGCTGGCGCTGCTGGGTCTGTTCAGCTATATCACCAGCCAGACCGTGTTCGGCCGCCGCATCTACGCGGTGGGCAGCAATATGGAAGCGACGCGCCTGTCGGGCATCAACGTGAAAGCCGTCAAGCTGTGGATCTTCGGCATCATGGGCCTGATGTGCGCGCTGGCAGGCCTGATCAACACGGGCCGCCTGGCGGCAGGCTCGCCGTCGGCCGGCACCTTCAGCGAACTCGATGCCATCGCCGCCTGCTTTATCGGCGGCACCTCGATGCGCGGCGGCTCGGGCACCGTCTACGGCGCCCTGATCGGCGCGCTGGTGATGGCCAGTCTCGATAACGGCATGTCGATGCTGGACGTGGACACGTATTGGCAGATGATCGTGAAAGGCAGTATTCTCACCCTCGCAGTCTGGGTCGATGTCAGTACCCGGGCGGGACGCCGGTAA
- a CDS encoding DNA-binding transcriptional regulator — translation MKMPTAHRIALLFNGNKIYDRDIIAGIAAYLNTTRVSWDLFLEEDFRCRLPGIERWQGDGIIADFDDPAVCAALANSHLPVVAVGGSYAQDDGYPAGIPYVATDNFKIVKLAYDHLVEAGLTRFACFSLPEADVNRWAQERETAFCALMERDHMRADVYRGVATSAPSWDEAVEQQIAWLNSLEKPVGIIAVSDARARQLLQACMHAGIAVPEQVALIGIDNDPLARMLTRIPLSSVIQGAEEMGRTAAHLLHQMLNGARLAGTRILVPPAGLNVLASTRHQPFQHPQVMQARHFIRQYACQGIKTEQVADYVGVSRSTLEAHFRHELGRSVHDEILHFKLDAAKTLLTREPGQVADVAVRCGFTTVQYMHAVFKRELGCTPREFQLRSRSPQAASP, via the coding sequence ATGAAGATGCCGACCGCGCACCGGATCGCGCTGCTTTTCAATGGCAACAAGATTTATGACCGCGACATTATCGCCGGCATCGCGGCGTATCTGAACACCACCCGCGTGTCGTGGGATCTGTTCCTGGAAGAAGACTTCCGCTGCCGCCTGCCTGGCATCGAGCGCTGGCAGGGCGACGGCATCATCGCCGACTTCGACGACCCGGCCGTCTGCGCGGCGCTGGCCAACAGCCATCTGCCGGTGGTGGCCGTGGGCGGCTCCTACGCGCAGGACGACGGCTACCCGGCCGGCATTCCCTATGTCGCCACCGACAATTTCAAGATCGTCAAGCTGGCCTACGACCACCTGGTCGAAGCGGGCCTCACGCGCTTTGCCTGTTTCAGCCTGCCCGAGGCGGACGTCAACCGCTGGGCGCAGGAGCGCGAAACGGCGTTTTGTGCGCTGATGGAGCGCGACCACATGCGCGCCGACGTGTACCGTGGCGTGGCCACCAGCGCGCCGTCGTGGGACGAGGCGGTCGAGCAGCAGATCGCCTGGCTCAACAGCCTGGAAAAACCGGTTGGCATTATCGCCGTCAGCGATGCGCGCGCGCGCCAGCTGCTGCAGGCCTGCATGCATGCGGGGATCGCCGTGCCCGAACAGGTGGCGCTGATCGGCATCGACAACGACCCGCTGGCGCGCATGCTCACGCGTATTCCCTTGAGTTCCGTGATCCAGGGCGCCGAGGAGATGGGCCGCACGGCCGCGCACCTGCTGCACCAGATGTTGAATGGCGCGCGCCTGGCCGGCACGCGCATCCTGGTGCCGCCGGCCGGCCTCAATGTGCTGGCCTCGACGCGCCACCAGCCGTTCCAGCATCCGCAGGTGATGCAGGCGCGCCATTTCATCCGCCAGTACGCCTGCCAGGGTATCAAGACGGAACAGGTGGCCGACTATGTGGGCGTGTCGCGCTCGACCCTGGAAGCGCATTTCCGCCATGAGCTGGGGCGCAGCGTGCACGACGAGATCCTGCACTTCAAGCTCGATGCGGCCAAGACCCTGCTGACGCGCGAGCCGGGGCAAGTGGCCGACGTGGCCGTGCGCTGCGGTTTTACCACGGTGCAGTACATGCACGCCGTCTTCAAGCGCGAACTGGGCTGCACGCCGCGCGAATTCCAGCTGCGCAGCCGGTCGCCACAGGCGGCCTCCCCATGA
- a CDS encoding 2-dehydro-3-deoxygalactonokinase produces the protein MNIITIDAGTTNTRTLLWRDGTVIAQASQEIGVRNTAIDGHNGALKQALRDSIAAVQSQAAITSAEVGLVLASGMITSPMGVKEIPHLPAPAGLAQLAQGMQAVELPDVLAQPLWLVPGVRNQHGAIGLHNAEAMDMMRGEETEVIGLLDRLQLQDPATLIMPGSHTKLVSVDERGRIMGCATTIAGELLQAITQHTLIRQSVDGDFAESLVPKMLLAGAAAAQKTGLARACFSVRTLGQFGAVERNERANFLMGAVLSGDLLALRNSSAIQMRPETTLVITGKAMLRQALALLIEEHGFFYGKRIVVDDGQQANLAGHGALLIAAARGLISQQEAA, from the coding sequence ATGAATATAATCACCATCGATGCCGGCACCACCAATACGCGTACCCTGTTATGGCGGGACGGCACCGTCATCGCCCAGGCGTCACAGGAAATCGGTGTGCGCAATACGGCCATCGATGGCCATAACGGCGCACTGAAGCAGGCGCTGCGCGACAGCATCGCCGCCGTGCAATCGCAGGCGGCGATCACCAGCGCCGAGGTGGGCCTGGTGCTGGCCTCGGGCATGATCACCTCGCCGATGGGCGTCAAGGAAATCCCGCATCTGCCGGCGCCGGCCGGCCTGGCGCAGCTGGCGCAGGGCATGCAGGCGGTCGAGCTGCCCGACGTGCTGGCCCAGCCCCTGTGGCTGGTGCCGGGCGTGCGCAACCAGCATGGCGCCATCGGCCTGCACAATGCCGAAGCGATGGACATGATGCGCGGCGAAGAGACGGAAGTGATTGGCCTCCTGGACCGCCTGCAGTTGCAGGATCCGGCCACCCTGATCATGCCCGGTTCGCATACCAAGCTGGTCAGCGTTGACGAGCGGGGACGCATCATGGGCTGCGCCACCACCATCGCCGGCGAACTGCTGCAGGCGATTACCCAACATACCCTGATACGCCAGTCGGTCGACGGCGACTTCGCCGAATCGCTGGTGCCGAAGATGCTGCTGGCCGGCGCCGCCGCCGCGCAGAAGACGGGCCTGGCGCGCGCCTGCTTCAGCGTGCGCACCCTGGGCCAGTTCGGCGCCGTCGAGCGCAATGAACGCGCCAATTTCCTGATGGGCGCGGTGCTCAGCGGCGACTTGCTGGCGCTGCGCAACAGCAGCGCCATCCAGATGCGGCCCGAGACGACCCTGGTCATCACGGGCAAGGCCATGCTGCGCCAGGCGCTGGCATTATTGATCGAAGAACACGGATTTTTTTACGGCAAGCGCATCGTCGTCGACGATGGACAGCAAGCCAATTTGGCGGGCCATGGAGCCCTTTTAATTGCCGCCGCGCGCGGCTTGATTTCACAGCAGGAGGCCGCGTGA
- the araD gene encoding L-arabinonate dehydratase has product MSEQKNKRVLRSQSWFGGDDKDSFIHRSWMKNQGFPSDAFDGRPVIGICNTWSELTPCNAHFRDLAEMVKRGVLEAGGFPVEFPVMSLGETNLRPTAMLFRNLASMDVEESIRANPIDGVVLLTGCDKTTPALLMGAASVDLPTIVLSGGPMLNGNYRGKPIGSGTDVWKFSEDVRAGRMTSAEFKQAESCMSRSAGHCMTMGTASTMASMVEALGVTLPGNAAIPAVDSRRKLQAQLTGRRIVDMVHEDLKLSKVLTRDAFENAIMVNGAIGGSTNAVIHLLAIAGRIGVDMRLADWDRLGRDIPCLLNLMPSGQYLMEDFYYAGGLPVIIRDLLGKLHGEALTVTGATMAINVAEAENFNPEVITPLEQPFKDEGGIAVLHGNLSPRGAVIKPSAASPELMQHRGRAVVFNSIEHYKERVDDPDLDIDASCIMVLQNCGPQGYPGMAEVGNMGLPKKLLELGVRDMVRISDARMSGTAYGTVVLHVAPEAAAGGPLALVRDGDMIELDVHGRRLHLEVSDEELARRRAEWKPIAPTMRGGYQSMYIKHVMQADEGADLDFLVGCRGSAVPRESH; this is encoded by the coding sequence GTGAGCGAGCAAAAGAACAAACGAGTATTACGCTCGCAATCGTGGTTTGGTGGCGACGACAAGGACAGCTTCATTCACCGCAGCTGGATGAAAAACCAGGGTTTCCCCAGCGACGCCTTCGATGGCCGTCCGGTGATTGGCATCTGCAATACCTGGTCCGAACTGACGCCATGTAACGCCCATTTCCGCGACCTGGCCGAAATGGTCAAGCGCGGCGTGCTCGAAGCGGGCGGCTTTCCCGTTGAATTCCCCGTGATGTCGCTGGGCGAGACCAATTTGCGCCCGACCGCCATGTTGTTCCGCAACCTGGCCAGCATGGATGTGGAAGAATCGATCCGCGCCAACCCGATCGACGGCGTGGTGCTGCTGACCGGCTGCGACAAGACCACCCCGGCCCTGCTGATGGGCGCGGCCAGCGTCGACCTGCCGACCATCGTGCTGTCGGGCGGCCCGATGTTGAACGGGAATTACCGGGGCAAGCCGATCGGCTCGGGCACCGATGTGTGGAAATTCTCCGAAGACGTACGCGCCGGCCGCATGACGTCGGCCGAATTCAAGCAGGCCGAATCGTGCATGTCGCGCTCCGCCGGCCACTGCATGACGATGGGCACGGCTTCCACCATGGCCAGCATGGTCGAGGCGCTGGGCGTGACCTTGCCGGGCAATGCCGCCATTCCCGCCGTCGATTCGCGCCGCAAGCTGCAGGCGCAGCTGACGGGCCGCCGCATCGTCGACATGGTGCATGAAGACCTGAAGCTGTCGAAAGTGCTGACCCGCGACGCGTTCGAAAACGCCATCATGGTCAACGGCGCCATCGGCGGCTCGACCAATGCCGTGATCCACCTGCTGGCGATTGCCGGGCGCATCGGCGTCGACATGCGCCTGGCCGACTGGGACCGCCTGGGCCGCGACATTCCATGCCTGCTGAACCTGATGCCGTCGGGCCAGTACCTGATGGAAGATTTTTACTATGCGGGCGGCCTGCCCGTCATCATCCGCGACCTGCTGGGCAAGCTGCATGGCGAAGCGCTGACGGTGACCGGCGCCACCATGGCCATCAACGTGGCCGAAGCGGAAAACTTCAACCCCGAAGTCATCACGCCGCTGGAGCAACCCTTCAAGGACGAAGGCGGCATCGCTGTCTTGCACGGCAACCTGTCGCCACGCGGCGCCGTCATCAAGCCATCGGCCGCCTCGCCCGAACTGATGCAGCACCGCGGCCGCGCCGTGGTCTTCAACAGCATCGAGCATTACAAGGAACGGGTCGACGATCCGGACTTGGACATCGACGCCAGCTGCATCATGGTGCTGCAGAACTGCGGCCCGCAGGGTTATCCCGGCATGGCCGAAGTGGGCAACATGGGCCTGCCGAAGAAACTGCTGGAACTGGGCGTGCGCGACATGGTCCGCATCTCGGATGCGCGCATGAGCGGCACGGCCTACGGCACCGTGGTGCTGCACGTGGCGCCGGAAGCGGCCGCCGGCGGCCCGCTGGCGCTGGTGCGCGATGGCGACATGATCGAACTCGACGTGCATGGCCGCCGCCTGCATCTGGAAGTATCGGACGAAGAACTGGCGCGCCGCCGCGCCGAATGGAAGCCGATTGCACCAACCATGCGCGGCGGCTACCAGTCGATGTATATCAAGCACGTGATGCAGGCCGATGAAGGCGCCGACCTGGACTTCCTGGTCGGTTGCCGTGGTTCTGCCGTGCCGCGCGAGTCGCATTAA
- a CDS encoding SMP-30/gluconolactonase/LRE family protein, with amino-acid sequence METTAQLLVDSQDFLGEGVRWCERSGRVFWTNIEGCKLHALTLATGVRETWVMPERLACFALTDDEHVLLLGLASRLAWHDLRSGAVTTLHVVEADLPMTRLNDGRCDRQGRFVFGTLDERPCRDAIGSFYRLNLDLTLERLPLPNVAISNSICFSVDGAAMYFCDSIQGVIWRWDDYLGGDVSRVKVFAHLAGEPGAPDGATIDADDYLWSAQWGASRVLRFAPDGSIARQVTLPVSQPSCVSVGGPDYNDVFITTAQENLTPEQLAAQPQAGGLFHARIDGVRGLPEVRFNARPV; translated from the coding sequence ATGGAGACAACAGCACAATTATTGGTCGACTCCCAGGATTTCCTGGGCGAGGGCGTGCGCTGGTGCGAACGCAGCGGGCGCGTGTTCTGGACCAATATCGAAGGCTGCAAGCTGCATGCCCTGACCCTGGCCACGGGCGTACGTGAAACCTGGGTCATGCCCGAGCGCCTGGCCTGTTTTGCGCTGACGGACGACGAGCACGTGCTGCTGCTGGGCCTGGCCTCGCGCCTGGCCTGGCATGACCTGCGCAGCGGCGCCGTCACCACCTTGCACGTGGTGGAAGCGGACCTGCCGATGACGCGCCTGAACGATGGCCGCTGCGACCGCCAGGGCCGCTTCGTGTTCGGCACCCTGGACGAGCGCCCGTGCCGCGATGCCATCGGCAGCTTCTACCGCCTCAATCTCGATTTGACGCTGGAGCGTCTGCCGCTGCCGAACGTGGCGATCTCGAACAGCATCTGTTTCAGCGTCGATGGCGCCGCCATGTATTTCTGCGATTCGATCCAGGGCGTGATCTGGCGCTGGGACGATTATCTCGGCGGCGATGTCAGCCGGGTCAAGGTGTTTGCGCATCTGGCCGGTGAGCCTGGCGCACCGGATGGCGCCACCATCGACGCCGATGATTATCTGTGGAGCGCGCAGTGGGGCGCTTCGCGCGTGCTGCGCTTTGCGCCCGACGGCAGCATAGCCCGGCAGGTCACCTTGCCCGTTTCGCAGCCCAGCTGCGTGAGCGTCGGCGGCCCCGATTACAACGACGTATTCATTACCACGGCGCAGGAAAACCTGACGCCGGAACAACTGGCGGCGCAGCCGCAGGCCGGTGGCCTGTTCCATGCGCGCATCGACGGCGTGCGCGGCTTGCCCGAAGTGCGTTTCAATGCACGGCCAGTCTGA
- a CDS encoding bifunctional 2-keto-4-hydroxyglutarate aldolase/2-keto-3-deoxy-6-phosphogluconate aldolase, translating to MLKQTVFQGILERGMVGIVRADSPEAAVQIAEACIAGGVTALEVAFTTPDTLGVLRTLRERHGKDVLLGAGTVLDPETARAAILAGAQFIISPGVNVDTIAVCQRYQVLAMPGAMTPTEIVTALQAGADIVKVFPAEMFGPAYIKALRAPLPHAPLMPTGGVTVENLGDWFANGAIAVGIGGSLSGPGAKGDYAAVTSRAREFVAQMAAVRK from the coding sequence ATGTTGAAGCAAACAGTTTTTCAAGGCATCCTTGAGCGCGGCATGGTGGGCATCGTGCGCGCCGACTCGCCCGAAGCGGCGGTACAGATCGCCGAGGCGTGCATCGCCGGCGGCGTGACGGCGCTGGAAGTGGCGTTCACCACGCCCGACACCCTGGGCGTGCTGCGCACCCTGCGCGAGCGCCATGGCAAGGACGTGCTGCTGGGTGCGGGCACGGTGCTCGATCCTGAAACGGCGCGCGCGGCGATTCTGGCCGGCGCCCAGTTCATCATTTCGCCCGGCGTCAATGTCGACACCATCGCCGTCTGCCAGCGCTACCAGGTGCTGGCCATGCCGGGCGCCATGACGCCGACCGAAATCGTCACGGCCCTGCAGGCCGGCGCCGATATCGTCAAGGTGTTTCCGGCCGAGATGTTCGGCCCCGCCTATATCAAGGCCCTGCGCGCGCCGTTGCCGCACGCGCCCTTGATGCCGACCGGCGGCGTCACGGTAGAGAACCTCGGCGACTGGTTTGCCAACGGCGCCATCGCGGTCGGCATCGGCGGCAGCTTGAGCGGCCCGGGCGCCAAGGGCGATTACGCCGCCGTCACCAGCCGCGCGCGCGAGTTCGTGGCGCAGATGGCGGCCGTGCGCAAATAG
- a CDS encoding CoA-binding protein — protein sequence MSHIPRILQDARIIAIVGLSDKPERASHQVAEYLIGHGYRVVPVNPALAGQDVLGQRAFATLTEAASALAPQRIDIVDVFRKSEDIVPIAQEAVAIAAGCLWLQLDVVNEEAAAIARAAGLEVVMDHCTKIEHRNLAVTA from the coding sequence ATGTCCCATATTCCCCGCATCCTCCAGGATGCCCGCATTATCGCCATCGTCGGCCTGTCCGACAAACCCGAACGCGCCAGCCACCAGGTGGCCGAATACCTGATCGGGCACGGCTACCGGGTCGTGCCCGTCAACCCGGCGCTGGCCGGCCAGGACGTGCTGGGCCAGCGTGCGTTTGCCACCCTGACCGAAGCGGCCAGCGCACTGGCCCCGCAGCGCATCGATATCGTTGATGTTTTCCGCAAGTCCGAAGACATTGTGCCGATCGCGCAGGAAGCCGTCGCCATCGCGGCCGGCTGCCTGTGGCTGCAGCTCGATGTCGTCAACGAAGAAGCGGCGGCGATTGCGCGCGCCGCCGGTCTCGAGGTGGTGATGGATCACTGCACGAAGATCGAGCACCGCAACCTGGCGGTGACGGCATGA
- a CDS encoding PPK2 family polyphosphate kinase: MKARTQFRAGKGFDLNEDFAGKRLLGAATKAANKKLTAAQCKALDREETVALTAQIAECQSMLYAQRKQKVLLVLQGMDTSGKDGTVKAIFSNINPMGIRAVAFKGPTDIELAHDYLWRVHQHVPVKGEIAIFNRSHYEDVLITRVQDMITKPECERRYAQIRDFERMLSETGTVILKIFLHISKDEQRGRLQERLDDPDRQWKFDPNDIAQRKKWDDYQRAYQTALRETDADHAPWYVVPANSKTQRNLVVASLLLETLQAMKLGYPAPDPKLSSYKVE, translated from the coding sequence ATGAAGGCGCGCACGCAGTTCCGCGCCGGCAAAGGGTTTGACCTGAACGAGGATTTCGCTGGCAAGCGCTTGCTGGGCGCCGCCACCAAGGCCGCCAACAAGAAGCTGACGGCCGCCCAGTGCAAGGCGCTGGACCGCGAGGAAACCGTGGCCCTGACGGCGCAGATCGCCGAGTGCCAGAGCATGCTGTACGCCCAGCGCAAGCAGAAAGTGCTGCTGGTATTGCAGGGCATGGACACCTCGGGCAAGGATGGCACGGTAAAAGCCATCTTCAGCAATATCAACCCGATGGGCATCCGCGCCGTGGCCTTCAAGGGGCCGACCGATATCGAACTGGCGCACGACTACCTGTGGCGCGTGCACCAGCATGTGCCCGTCAAAGGCGAGATCGCGATCTTCAACCGCAGCCATTATGAAGACGTGCTGATCACGCGCGTGCAGGACATGATCACCAAGCCCGAATGCGAGCGCCGCTACGCGCAGATCCGCGATTTCGAGCGCATGCTGAGCGAGACCGGTACCGTCATCCTGAAGATCTTTTTGCATATCTCCAAGGATGAACAGCGCGGCCGCCTGCAGGAGCGGCTGGACGATCCCGACCGCCAGTGGAAGTTCGACCCGAACGATATTGCGCAGCGCAAGAAATGGGACGACTACCAGCGCGCCTACCAGACGGCGCTGCGCGAGACCGACGCCGACCACGCGCCCTGGTATGTGGTGCCGGCCAATTCCAAGACCCAGCGCAACCTGGTGGTGGCGTCCCTGCTGCTGGAAACCCTGCAGGCGATGAAGCTCGGCTACCCGGCGCCGGACCCGAAACTATCGTCCTACAAGGTCGAGTAA
- a CDS encoding poly(3-hydroxybutyrate) depolymerase — MNRPAIHALLAASVLLAPQAYAITSPVKPTVPKSEAAALPALQVDLRQTTVSGLSSGGYMAAQFAVAYSATVSGAGIIAGGPYYCASQPGRFPYIAYLNNALTTCMNPGDAQVSPPDAAGLLRAAQDFARDRLIDDTGNLQRQRIYLFSGTRDQTVTRPVVEQVARFYQLAGTPAAQIRFADTVAAGHAIITDSLQDAACASTQPPFINNCGFIQARDILQHLYQDLQPSSTTLKGKLIAFNQRGFIKSSYSSMGNTGYAYIPAACNSESCRVHVVFHGCLQTTQAIGDQFYTRTGYNQVADTNKIIVLYPQVEPSPIYPYNPKGCWDFWGYTSINPLEPDFYRQSGTQMEAVKAMLDRLAARRGSR; from the coding sequence ATGAACCGTCCAGCCATCCATGCCCTGCTTGCCGCCAGCGTGCTGCTGGCGCCGCAAGCCTACGCGATTACCAGCCCCGTCAAGCCGACGGTCCCGAAAAGCGAGGCCGCCGCCCTGCCCGCGCTGCAGGTGGACTTGCGCCAGACCACGGTGTCCGGCCTGTCGTCGGGCGGCTATATGGCGGCGCAGTTCGCCGTCGCCTATTCGGCCACCGTCAGCGGCGCCGGCATCATCGCCGGCGGGCCGTATTACTGCGCCAGCCAGCCGGGCCGTTTTCCATATATCGCCTACCTGAACAATGCCCTGACCACCTGCATGAACCCGGGCGACGCGCAAGTATCACCGCCCGACGCGGCCGGCCTGCTGCGCGCGGCGCAGGACTTTGCGCGCGACCGGCTGATCGACGACACCGGCAATTTGCAGCGCCAGCGCATCTACCTGTTCAGCGGCACCAGGGACCAGACCGTGACGCGGCCGGTGGTGGAGCAGGTGGCCAGGTTCTACCAGTTGGCCGGCACCCCGGCCGCACAAATCCGCTTTGCCGACACGGTGGCCGCCGGCCACGCCATCATCACCGACAGCCTGCAGGACGCGGCCTGCGCCAGCACCCAGCCGCCGTTCATCAACAACTGCGGTTTTATCCAGGCGCGCGACATCTTGCAGCATCTGTACCAGGACCTGCAGCCGTCATCGACCACCTTGAAGGGCAAGCTGATCGCTTTCAACCAGCGCGGCTTTATCAAGAGTTCGTATTCCAGCATGGGCAATACCGGCTACGCCTATATTCCCGCCGCCTGCAACAGCGAAAGCTGCCGCGTGCATGTGGTGTTCCACGGCTGCCTGCAAACCACGCAGGCGATCGGCGACCAGTTTTATACGCGCACCGGCTACAACCAGGTCGCCGATACCAACAAGATTATCGTGCTGTACCCGCAGGTGGAACCGAGCCCGATCTACCCCTACAACCCGAAAGGCTGCTGGGACTTCTGGGGCTACACCAGCATCAACCCGCTCGAGCCGGACTTTTACCGCCAGAGCGGCACGCAAATGGAAGCGGTCAAGGCCATGCTCGACCGCCTGGCCGCGCGCAGAGGGTCGCGCTAG